One stretch of Prunus persica cultivar Lovell chromosome G1, Prunus_persica_NCBIv2, whole genome shotgun sequence DNA includes these proteins:
- the LOC18791744 gene encoding amino acid permease 8 isoform X1, with the protein MVITVLDHEFQNELCESDSEYPPKKVEDGEVDDDGKPKRTGTVWTACAHIITTSIGAGVLSLAWAMAQLGWVAGIFILLFCTFAALYAATLLTDCYRFPDPVTGKRNYSYMEAVEAYLGGRMYKFCGWMLYLNLATIGIGFTITTAKSMVAIQKSNCHRKNGGDDPCMFSNIPHVVGFGIVEILLSQLPNFHKLSWLSKLAAITSFGYASIGIGLSLSKILTGHGGKTSVAGVDPSSSDKIWRMFAAAGDVAFACSYALVLFDIQDTLKSLPPENKVMKKAVSIGGLIMIIFFIMCSTSGYAAFGDKTPENLLAGFGDDMAFWLVDLANVFIVVHIVGAYQVLCQPVFRIVELLARRRWPKSKFINRENPIRFGKIRFNINMFRLSWRTAYGVVVTIVAIALPFFSDMLALLGAIGYWPLIVYIPLEMHIAQKKIGKLTIRWFGLQLLSFLCLLLSLAAASGAIHGLYKGLNAYKLFQFKE; encoded by the exons ATGGTGATCACTGTGCTTGATCATGAATTTCAGAATGAATTATGTGAAAGTGACTCTGAATATCCTCCCAAAAAGGTGGAAGATGGAGAAGTAGATGATGATGGCAAGCCCAAAAGAACTG gGACAGTGTGGACTGCATGTGCACATATAATCACAACATCAATAGGTGCTGGGGTGCTTTCTCTGGCATGGGCAATGGCTCAACTTGGTTGGGTTGCTGGCATTTTCATTCTCTTATTTTGCACCTTTGCTGCCCTTTATGCTGCCACTCTCCTAACAGATTGCTATAGATTTCCAGACCCAGTTACAGGCAAGAGAAATTACTCTTACATGGAAGCTGTCGAAGCCTATTTAG GTGGAAGAATGTACAAGTTCTGTGGATGGATGTTGTATTTAAATCTCGCTACAATCGGAATCGGCTTTACTATTACTACAGCTAAAAGCATGGT GGCTATACAGAAATCTAATTGCCATCGAAAAAATGGTGGTGATGACCCATGCATGTTCTCCAATATTCCACACGTGGTTGGGTTTGGAATTGTTGAAATTCTCTTATCTCAACTCCCAAACTTTCACAAGCTCTCTTGGCTCTCAAAGCTTGCAGCAATTACGTCTTTTGGTTATGCCTCTATCGGAATTGGACTTTCCCTTTCAAAAATCTTAACGG GGCATGGAGGAAAAACCTCTGTTGCAGGAGTGGACCCATCTTCATCCGATAAGATTTGGAGGATGTTTGCAGCAGCTGGAGATGTTGCATTTGCTTGTTCATATGCTCTGGTGCTTTTTGATATCCAA GACACACTCAAGTCATTGCCACCAGAGAACAAAGTGATGAAGAAGGCTGTCTCAATTGGGGGGTTAATTATGATAATATTCTTCATCATGTGTAGTACCTCGGGTTATGCTGCATTTGGTGACAAGACCCCAGAAAATCTGCTGGCTGGTTTTGGAGATGATATGGCCTTTTGGCTAGTTGATTTGGCCAATGTTTTTATTGTGGTGCACATAGTTGGTGCATATCAG GTACTTTGCCAACCAGTCTTCCGAATTGTTGAATTACTGGCTAGAAGGAGGTGGCCAAAATCCAAGTTCATAAACAGAGAGAACCCAATTAGATTTGGAAAGATCAGATTCAATATCAACATGTTTAGGCTGTCATGGAGAACAGCGTATGGGGTGGTGGTCACAATTGTTGCCATTGCTCTGCCTTTCTTCTCAGACATGCTTGCCCTCCTTGGAGCCATTGGCTACTGGCCACTTATAGTCTACATCCCACTGGAGATGCACATTGCGCAGAAAAAGATTGGGAAGCTAACAATTCGATGGTTTGGGCTCCAGTTGTTGAGCTTTCTGTGCTTGCTTCTTTCCTTGGCTGCAGCATCTGGTGCTATTCATGGTCTTTACAAGGGCCTCAATGCTTACAAGCTCTTCCAATTTAAAGAGTGA
- the LOC18791744 gene encoding amino acid permease 8 isoform X2, with the protein MVITVLDHEFQNELCESDSEYPPKKVEDGEVDDDGKPKRTVWTACAHIITTSIGAGVLSLAWAMAQLGWVAGIFILLFCTFAALYAATLLTDCYRFPDPVTGKRNYSYMEAVEAYLGGRMYKFCGWMLYLNLATIGIGFTITTAKSMVAIQKSNCHRKNGGDDPCMFSNIPHVVGFGIVEILLSQLPNFHKLSWLSKLAAITSFGYASIGIGLSLSKILTGHGGKTSVAGVDPSSSDKIWRMFAAAGDVAFACSYALVLFDIQDTLKSLPPENKVMKKAVSIGGLIMIIFFIMCSTSGYAAFGDKTPENLLAGFGDDMAFWLVDLANVFIVVHIVGAYQVLCQPVFRIVELLARRRWPKSKFINRENPIRFGKIRFNINMFRLSWRTAYGVVVTIVAIALPFFSDMLALLGAIGYWPLIVYIPLEMHIAQKKIGKLTIRWFGLQLLSFLCLLLSLAAASGAIHGLYKGLNAYKLFQFKE; encoded by the exons ATGGTGATCACTGTGCTTGATCATGAATTTCAGAATGAATTATGTGAAAGTGACTCTGAATATCCTCCCAAAAAGGTGGAAGATGGAGAAGTAGATGATGATGGCAAGCCCAAAAGAACTG TGTGGACTGCATGTGCACATATAATCACAACATCAATAGGTGCTGGGGTGCTTTCTCTGGCATGGGCAATGGCTCAACTTGGTTGGGTTGCTGGCATTTTCATTCTCTTATTTTGCACCTTTGCTGCCCTTTATGCTGCCACTCTCCTAACAGATTGCTATAGATTTCCAGACCCAGTTACAGGCAAGAGAAATTACTCTTACATGGAAGCTGTCGAAGCCTATTTAG GTGGAAGAATGTACAAGTTCTGTGGATGGATGTTGTATTTAAATCTCGCTACAATCGGAATCGGCTTTACTATTACTACAGCTAAAAGCATGGT GGCTATACAGAAATCTAATTGCCATCGAAAAAATGGTGGTGATGACCCATGCATGTTCTCCAATATTCCACACGTGGTTGGGTTTGGAATTGTTGAAATTCTCTTATCTCAACTCCCAAACTTTCACAAGCTCTCTTGGCTCTCAAAGCTTGCAGCAATTACGTCTTTTGGTTATGCCTCTATCGGAATTGGACTTTCCCTTTCAAAAATCTTAACGG GGCATGGAGGAAAAACCTCTGTTGCAGGAGTGGACCCATCTTCATCCGATAAGATTTGGAGGATGTTTGCAGCAGCTGGAGATGTTGCATTTGCTTGTTCATATGCTCTGGTGCTTTTTGATATCCAA GACACACTCAAGTCATTGCCACCAGAGAACAAAGTGATGAAGAAGGCTGTCTCAATTGGGGGGTTAATTATGATAATATTCTTCATCATGTGTAGTACCTCGGGTTATGCTGCATTTGGTGACAAGACCCCAGAAAATCTGCTGGCTGGTTTTGGAGATGATATGGCCTTTTGGCTAGTTGATTTGGCCAATGTTTTTATTGTGGTGCACATAGTTGGTGCATATCAG GTACTTTGCCAACCAGTCTTCCGAATTGTTGAATTACTGGCTAGAAGGAGGTGGCCAAAATCCAAGTTCATAAACAGAGAGAACCCAATTAGATTTGGAAAGATCAGATTCAATATCAACATGTTTAGGCTGTCATGGAGAACAGCGTATGGGGTGGTGGTCACAATTGTTGCCATTGCTCTGCCTTTCTTCTCAGACATGCTTGCCCTCCTTGGAGCCATTGGCTACTGGCCACTTATAGTCTACATCCCACTGGAGATGCACATTGCGCAGAAAAAGATTGGGAAGCTAACAATTCGATGGTTTGGGCTCCAGTTGTTGAGCTTTCTGTGCTTGCTTCTTTCCTTGGCTGCAGCATCTGGTGCTATTCATGGTCTTTACAAGGGCCTCAATGCTTACAAGCTCTTCCAATTTAAAGAGTGA
- the LOC18790382 gene encoding amino acid permease 8 produces the protein MVNTVLDHQTQNELCESGSEYAPRNVEDGDGEVDDDGKSKRTGTVWTACAHIITTSIGAGVLSLAWAMSQLGWVAGICTMLFCTLAALYAATLLADCYRFPDPVTGKRNYSYMEAVKAYLGGTILYKFCGWMVYLNLATIGVGFTITTTKSMVAIQKSHCHRKNGGDAPCMFSNIPHVVAFGIVEILLSQLPNFHKISWLSKLAAITSFGYAFIGIGLSLSKIITGHGGKPTVAGVDLSSSEKIWRMFVAAGDIAFACSYALVLFDIQDTLKSSPPENKVMKKAVSIGGLAMIIVFLMCGSLGYAAFGDKTPENLLAGFGDDMAFWLVDMANVFIVLHIVGAYQVLCQPVFRIVELLARRRWKRSKFINKETPIRIRKMSFNINMFRLSWRTAYGVVVTFVAIALPFFSDMLALLGAIGYWPLIIYIPLEMHIEQKKIGKLTIRWFGLHLLSFLCLLLSLAAASGAIRGLYKSLNTYKLFQYKE, from the exons GGACTGTGTGGACTGCATGTGCACATATAATCACAACATCAATAGGTGCTGGGGTGCTTTCTCTGGCATGGGCAATGTCTCAGCTTGGTTGGGTTGCTGGCATTTGCACTATGTTGTTTTGCACATTAGCTGCCCTTTATGCTGCCACTCTCTTAGCAGATTGCTATAGATTTCCAGACCCAGTTACAGGCAAGAGAAATTACTCTTACATGGAAGCTGTCAAAGCTTATTTAG GTGGAACAATATTGTACAAGTTCTGTGGATGGATGGTGTATTTAAATCTCGCTACAATTGGAGTCGGCTTTACCATCACTACAACAAAAAGCATGGT GGCTATACAGAAATCGCATTGCCATCGCAAAAATGGGGGTGATGCCCCATGCATGTTTTCCAATATTCCACACGTGGTTGCATTTGGAATTGTTGAAATTCTTTTATCTCAACTCCCAAACTTTCACAAGATCTCTTGGCTCTCAAAGCTTGCAGCAATTACGTCTTTTGGGTATGCCTTTATCGGAATTGGACTTTCCCTTTCAAAAATCATAACGG GGCATGGAGGAAAACCCACTGTTGCAGGAGTGGACCTATCTTCATCTGAGAAAATTTGGAGGATGTTTGTAGCAGCTGGAGATATTGCATTTGCTTGCTCATATGCTCTGGTGCTTTTTGATATCCAA gACACACTAAAATCATCGCCACCAGAAAACAAAGTCATGAAGAAGGCTGTCTCAATTGGGGGTTTGGCTATGATCATAGTGTTCTTGATGTGTGGTTCCTTGGGTTATGCTGCCTTTGGAGATAAGACCCCGGAAAATCTTCTAGCTGGTTTTGGAGATGATATGGCCTTCTGGCTAGTTGATATGGCCAATGTTTTCATTGTGTTGCACATAGTTGGTGCATATCAG GTACTTTGCCAACCGGTGTTCCGAATTGTTGAATTATTAGCTAGAAGGAGGTGGAAAAGGTCCAAGTTCATAAACAAAGAGACCCCAATTAGAATTCGGAAGATGAGTTTCAACATCAACATGTTCAGGCTGTCATGGAGGACAGCCTATGGGGTGGTAGTCACATTTGTTGCCATTGCTCTGCCTTTCTTTTCAGACATGCTTGCCCTGCTTGGAGCCATTGGCTACTGGCCACTTATAATCTACATCCCATTGGAGATGCACATTGAGCAAAAGAAGATTGGGAAGCTTACAATTCGATGGTTTGGGCTCCACTTGTTGAGCTTTCTGTGCTTGCTTCTTTCCTTGGCTGCAGCATCTGGTGCCATTCGTGGTCTTTATAAGAGCCTCAATACTTACAAGCTCTTCCAATATAAAGAGTGA